caccctacgccgaaagagggccactccgaacggcagaaagtaactagctttcccttctttagttctacgcttaagttacgcccccgagccttcacatccttaaaattggtaacaaggagtgagagcggcgtgctctggttgttgcccatctttggactgctcctacaaagagaaggggggacgaaaatgagtgtgaagcagaggggagtatccgacaggtccggtcctggagggggaagaaaaggttttatgtttcgttttgggcttacacttaacacttaacaataacggacagacagtaataacgatgagcattcgcgagcgcgtgtcggacttccgacctgagtcagacggggcaaccaaggatggaggcccccagatgggcactggggaacgtctcccaccagtcccgagtggctgtcttctagcgcgtccgccaagaccgtgccacttacagaacagaccaatacagattacagattacggatttcgcgaaatttcagggagacagacagagacaaagacagagacagtgacaaagccggcttacctacagattaagatccgttgacttgggggtctggtgggcttgggggaaatcccggacgagcccccatttgttatgcccagaccgtttattccccgaagaagaccaccagagtccagagtcaaagctaagcagcaaggatctttattacaggttcgaacctggagctctcacttgctcgtgaaacgagacgggcaggagagctcccctactgagctccgaacaatgttatatagtctaaggaaagtaggcatagaatcattatacaaattagaggtatgattggctggagtttgaacaaagcgatttggcaaactatgattggttcccgccatttctgatatttcagtacaacccttgaggcggaagagcagttttacacaaaggcagttaattatattgcatcaggttgcacgaccagtttatggctatcttgcttaaacacaccttgtgacctggctatcttacttaaacattccttgtgacctggcctcagaaagagaaacatgtacttacagaacttacgaaacctctggtacgtgcaaagattagagagcagaacaagggtgtagcgggtggggggcgggtacacatccaTAAGgcaaaaactaagattttcctgccagggcagtcaggacatcctgatcaaattccttatattctagtgtggcaggatcttgtggaaaacccaccaccctggataactccattcatccttgagccctgcaaagtcctagtaacgcgacctacaagacaaaagactccctctgctccctcggcccctgtgctgccggacagccaggaccccctaacgttagaacccacatttcccccaccatatcagcaccttatcccgcaggacccagtcccccagggtggtgcttccgtagagggaaaccgagaagcggaagcagccgagagtgaaagtaacctgggggggccggccggccgaacacgaggccgcgtacagcgggaccaagcttcccgactccctgactccactgtagccctgcctctcagagaaataggatcgctcgatgataccgggctctcccgtctcatgtattggcctttttccaccagtgatttatacaattggaagtcccaaaatgctcggttctcagataatcccaaagatctaacctcattgttagacagtgtcatgtttactcaccagccgacctgggatgactgtcaacagctcctccgaatcctgttcacaacggaggagcgggaaagaatccaagttgaggccagaaaactggttccaggagatgacggccagccaactgcaaatcctgacctcattaatgcggctttccctttgacccggcccagatgggactacaacacggcagaaggtaggggacgactgctcatttatcgccagactctaatggcgggtctccgggctgcagctcgcaagcccaccaatttggctaaagtatattctgtgttacaaggtaagacagaaagccccgctgtgtatttagagagattaatggaagccttcagacagtttacccctatggacccggaagcaccggaaaatcaggcagcggtagtaatgtcctttgtaaaccaggcaacaccagatattaaaagaaaactccagaaattagaaggtttagagggaaagcagattcaggacctccttcagatggcccagcgagtttataataatagggatactccagaagaaaaacagttcaaggcaaccaaagaaatgaccaaagtcttagtagcagctttcccccaggcaggaaatggccaaaacagaaagcagaaaaagcaaggccctaggcaaggattagaaaaagatcagtgtgcttattgcaaggaacgtggccactggattaaatactgcccaaagaaacggagaccagctaaccctacctccgtactcgttacccaggactctgactagggaggacggggttcggaccccctccccgaacccagggtaactttgcaagtggaggggtccccagttcgcttcttggtcgatactggggcggaacgctcagtcctaaccaaaccaattggaaaaatgtctaagaaaacatcctgggtgcacggggccacaggcatcaaaaaatacccctggacaacccagaggactgtagacttaggaacgggaaaagtctcccattccttcctagtcatcccagagagcccctgccctctactagggagggacttgctgacaaagatgggggcccaaatccactttgagccagaagggcccaagataactgattcccaaaacaggccaatatctatcctgactgtcaccttagaagatgagtaccgactccatcaagagcaaaagccccccgatcagggaattgactcttggctccagcgtttccctgaagcgtgggcagaaactgggggcttggggctagctaaacatcgacctgccatatttgtggaagttaagccagggacggaccccgttcgggttcggcaatatcctatgcccctggaggcaagagaaggaattacgccccatatccgccgactcctagaccagggagtcctacgggcttgccactcatcctggaatactccactgttacctgttcgtaaacccaacagtacggactacaggccagtacaggatttaagagaagttaataaaagggtcatggacatacatcccactgtgcccaatccatacacccttctgagtgccttacatcccaaaaaacagtggtataccgttcttgatctaaaagacgctttcttcagccttcctctggctcccaaaagtcaagaactctttgcatttcaatggacggatcctgagaggggcatcaacggtcagctaacatggaccagactgccacaagggttcaagaactcgccaactctgttcgatgaagcccttcatgaagatctgggtgagtaccggcggcaacaccctgaaataactcttttgcaatatgttgatgatctcttaatagcggccaggtccccggaaacttgtgttcgagggactgaggacctcctgaagactctgggggagctaggctaccgagcctcagcaacaaaggctcagatctgcaagtcggaggtaacttatctggggtacctattaaaaggggggcaacgctggctaaccaaagcccgaaaggaaacagtcctacgcatccctagaccccagtcaacacggcaagtgagagaattcctggggtcggcagggttctgtaggttatggatacccggatttgctgagttagccaagcccctataccaggcaacaaaggaacggcagcccttcaattggacggaagaggctgagctggcctttcagcaaatcaaaactgccttgttatcagcccccgcgctggggctccctgatgtctccaaacccttccacttatacgtggatgaaagtaagggtgttgcaaaagccgtgttaacacagtacctaggcccctggcagaggccagttgcctatttgtcaaaaaaattagattcagtggctgctggctggccaccctgcctccggataatcgcggcgaccgccctaatggtccgagacgctgataaacttatcatggggcaagagttgcgcgttataaccccgcatgccattgaaggcgtcctccggcagccgccggaccgatggatgagtaacgcccggctcacccactatcaaggactgctgttaaaccccctcagaataacttttctgcccccaacctctttaaaccctgcttcactgctgccaaatccagacttggacgccccgtcccatgagtgcactgagatactggctcaggtgcatggggtgcgggaggacctgcaagatcgtccgctccccgacacagaactcacctggttcactgatggcagcagctatgtccaccaaggccagcggtatgcaggagcggctgtaacgtcagagactgaggtaatctgggcggaacccttgcctccagggacatcggcccaaagagccgaactgatagcccttacacaggccctcaccctaggggcagagaaaaaactaacagtatacacggatagccgctatgctttcgctactgcgcacatacatggggccatctacagagaaaggggactattaacagccgaaggcaaagaaataaaaaacaagcaagagatcctagctctattaactgctttgtggaaaccaaagaaattggctattgtacattgccctgggcatcagaaaccaactacgccaattgctcgaggcaacttcttagccgaccaaaccgcaaggagcatagcaaaagctcccagtcagctcctcgcgctccagctccccgatcctggcccg
This DNA window, taken from Macaca fascicularis isolate 582-1 chromosome 6, T2T-MFA8v1.1, encodes the following:
- the LOC141407136 gene encoding uncharacterized protein, with product MSVPRFLYSLQNLWQDLVENPPPWITPFILEPCKVLVTRPTRQKTPSAPSAPVLPDSQDPLTLEPTFPPPYQHLIPQDPVPQGGASVEGNREAEAAESESNLGGPAGRTRGRVQRDQASRLPDSTVALPLREIGSLDDTGLSRLMYWPFSTSDLYNWKSQNARFSDNPKDLTSLLDSVMFTHQPTWDDCQQLLRILFTTEERERIQVEARKLVPGDDGQPTANPDLINAAFPLTRPRWDYNTAEAARSPETCVRGTEDLLKTLGELGYRASATKAQICKSEVTYLGYLLKGGQRWLTKARKETVLRIPRPQSTRQVREFLGSAGFCRLWIPGFAELAKPLYQATKERQPFNWTEEAELAFQQIKTALLSAPALGLPDVSKPFHLYVDESKGVAKAVLTQYLGPWQRPVAYLSKKLDSVAAGWPPCLRIIAATALMVRDADKLIMGQELRVITPHAIEGVLRQPPDRWMSNARLTHYQGLLLNPLRITFLPPTSLNPASLLPNPDLDAPSHECTEILAQVHGVREDLQDRPLPDTELTWFTDGSSYVHQGQRYAGAAVTSETEVIWAEPLPPGTSAQRAELIALTQALTLGAEKKLTVYTDSRYAFATAHIHGAIYRERGLLTAEGKEIKNKQEILALLTALWKPKKLAIVHCPGHQKPTTPIARGNFLADQTARSIAKAPSQLLALQLPDPGPRNLPCFPDYTEQDREWMNTLPLKQVKNGWWTDINDQTILPEKLGWQVLEHIHRTTHLGARRMMDLIRHAKFRIRRIAELASDVTTNCKACQLNNACPQTQTTTGIRCRGTRPGIYWEIDFTEIKPGKYGYQYLLVFVDTFSGWTEAFPTKRETAQISSWAEIPKPQPSVRRGCSTWELKTLRAGRRHRAVAGCASSGNFETARHRQRMLHENSGREQGDDATSQGTANIANKPPEARRESPSEASEEINPAKNVIVDFQPPEL